A region of Candidatus Cloacimonas sp. DNA encodes the following proteins:
- a CDS encoding DUF3795 domain-containing protein: MSKVISACGVDCFQCEAYIATQNADEAKKVDIAKRWSEHYQGEIHPEDINCDGCMSEGAKFSWCGLCPIRLCAIEKEYKSCAECSDFPCEKSEYVYQVDPSAKENLERIR; this comes from the coding sequence ATGAGTAAAGTAATTTCTGCCTGCGGAGTTGATTGTTTCCAATGTGAAGCATACATTGCCACTCAGAATGCTGACGAAGCCAAAAAAGTGGATATCGCAAAGCGTTGGAGCGAACATTATCAAGGTGAAATTCATCCTGAAGATATTAACTGTGATGGTTGTATGAGCGAAGGAGCAAAATTCTCCTGGTGTGGATTGTGTCCCATTCGTTTATGTGCAATCGAAAAAGAATACAAAAGTTGTGCTGAATGCTCGGATTTTCCCTGCGAGAAAAGTGAATATGTTTACCAAGTAGATCCCTCCGCTAAAGAGAATTTGGAAAGGATTAGATAA
- a CDS encoding type III pantothenate kinase, whose protein sequence is MNILSRYEPILVVDIGNTNIVCAIYRQGKSVWTVRLKSCQDRTSDEYYVLLSELMASSSSSEDIIPTLKDIRYIALGSVVPELTRVWKHLFGKYFSAEVYEINALSPLGISFRVDNPSFIGADLIANAYAAWQKYEKSCLIIDLGTATTIELISDIGMFEGAVIAPGMKTAAENLFSKAAQLYEIELVPPSALLGINTSEAMLSGIVNGHSFMLTAFIAKIKEQYPVLKPIQTVLTGGMASLVNPFVQGVDVIDKGLTLDGFYLALGKILNYQQ, encoded by the coding sequence ATGAATATTTTATCGAGGTATGAACCAATTCTGGTAGTGGACATAGGTAATACGAATATTGTATGTGCCATATACCGGCAAGGTAAATCCGTGTGGACGGTGCGTCTAAAATCCTGTCAGGATAGAACTTCTGATGAGTATTATGTTTTACTGAGCGAGCTAATGGCTTCCTCATCCTCTTCTGAAGATATTATTCCCACTCTGAAAGATATTCGTTATATTGCATTAGGAAGCGTAGTGCCTGAATTAACGCGTGTTTGGAAACATTTATTCGGGAAATACTTCAGTGCAGAGGTCTATGAAATAAATGCGCTAAGCCCCTTGGGAATTAGTTTTAGAGTGGATAATCCGTCTTTTATAGGAGCGGATTTAATAGCCAATGCTTACGCTGCCTGGCAAAAATATGAAAAATCTTGCCTCATAATAGATTTGGGAACAGCCACCACTATTGAGCTGATTAGCGATATCGGAATGTTTGAAGGTGCAGTGATAGCTCCCGGAATGAAAACCGCTGCCGAAAATTTGTTCAGTAAAGCAGCTCAACTGTATGAAATTGAACTTGTTCCTCCTTCCGCTTTATTGGGTATAAATACAAGCGAGGCAATGCTTTCAGGAATTGTAAACGGTCATTCTTTTATGCTAACTGCTTTTATTGCTAAAATCAAAGAACAGTATCCAGTGCTAAAACCCATTCAAACAGTGCTTACCGGTGGTATGGCTTCTTTAGTAAATCCTTTTGTCCAAGGTGTAGATGTGATCGATAAAGGGCTTACTCTGGATGGATTTTATCTGGCTTTGGGCAAGATATTAAATTACCAGCAGTAA